One Lysinibacillus fusiformis genomic window carries:
- a CDS encoding response regulator transcription factor: protein MKILLAEDDARLRKNIVHILKREYHHVTDVDNGQDALDYTFSEKYDLLILDWMMPQFNGLEVCQQLRQSGFNKSILILTARDDTADIIQGLDSGADDYLVKPFKMEELLARVRALLRRKDKVIEQVIQVNNLQLHVDSRVFLYKNTEIDLTKNEFLLLEYLFLNKGRILTREQICIYIWGYDYDVSNNSLDALVKLVRRKIDDSHSKSRIQNVRGIGYKLRENNVS from the coding sequence TTGAAAATACTACTCGCAGAAGATGATGCACGTTTAAGAAAAAATATCGTTCACATTTTAAAAAGGGAATATCACCATGTGACCGATGTAGATAATGGACAAGATGCACTCGACTATACTTTTTCTGAAAAATATGACCTTCTTATTCTAGATTGGATGATGCCCCAGTTTAATGGCCTCGAAGTTTGTCAACAGCTCCGACAGTCTGGTTTTAATAAGAGTATTTTAATATTGACTGCAAGAGATGATACAGCTGATATAATCCAAGGTCTAGACAGTGGTGCAGATGATTATTTAGTAAAACCATTTAAAATGGAAGAGCTTTTAGCGAGAGTTCGAGCTTTATTACGAAGAAAAGACAAAGTCATTGAACAAGTTATCCAGGTAAATAATTTACAATTACATGTAGATTCTCGTGTTTTTCTATATAAAAATACTGAAATAGATTTAACTAAAAACGAATTTTTATTACTAGAATATTTATTTCTCAATAAAGGTCGTATACTGACAAGAGAACAAATATGTATTTACATATGGGGTTATGATTATGATGTATCTAATAATTCATTAGATGCACTCGTCAAGCTTGTTCGAAGAAAAATAGATGATAGTCATTCTAAATCTCGTATTCAAAATGTAAGAGGAATTGGCTATAAACTGAGGGAAAATAATGTTTCATAA
- a CDS encoding DMT family transporter encodes MNIFKFIALLLLTTFLMGSSFAIVKLGLPYSSPLLLAAIRFILAGVIMSTIVILLKRPHPTTKEDWLKILTIGTFQTAGVMGCIFLSLRTITASESSILTFTNPLLVVVLATMFSQAHYRFYQWGGVVLGLVGVIITMGAQIEFKIGIIYGILSAVFWAIATLLAKKWGVLFDTWVLSAYQMLFGGLLLLLGSFLLEEPFFIVNSHSIMILLWLTILSSIVQFAGWYYLLQKSDPGKTSAFLFLAPFFGVLTGWLLLDEPLKTSLLVGGLFIIVGIYLVNRNFTTGKLLQKLNE; translated from the coding sequence ATGAATATTTTTAAGTTTATCGCTTTATTACTGTTAACAACATTTTTAATGGGTTCTTCTTTTGCCATAGTAAAATTGGGTTTACCTTATTCGTCCCCGTTGTTATTAGCGGCCATACGCTTTATACTGGCTGGGGTTATCATGTCTACCATCGTTATACTATTAAAAAGACCACATCCGACGACGAAAGAAGATTGGTTAAAAATCCTAACAATTGGTACATTTCAAACGGCTGGGGTAATGGGCTGTATTTTCTTGAGTTTACGAACAATTACTGCAAGTGAATCATCTATACTGACGTTTACGAATCCATTGCTTGTAGTTGTATTGGCAACAATGTTTTCACAAGCCCACTATCGCTTCTATCAATGGGGAGGTGTGGTATTAGGTTTAGTAGGTGTAATTATTACTATGGGTGCTCAAATTGAATTTAAAATTGGCATTATTTATGGTATTCTTTCCGCTGTTTTTTGGGCGATCGCCACATTATTAGCTAAAAAATGGGGGGTGTTATTCGATACTTGGGTGTTATCTGCCTATCAAATGCTTTTTGGTGGGTTGCTGCTTTTACTTGGTAGTTTTCTACTTGAAGAGCCATTTTTTATAGTCAATAGTCATTCAATAATGATTTTATTATGGTTGACCATCCTGTCATCAATCGTTCAATTTGCTGGCTGGTATTATCTTTTGCAAAAAAGTGATCCGGGGAAAACAAGTGCTTTTTTGTTTTTAGCGCCTTTTTTCGGTGTTTTAACTGGCTGGCTATTATTAGACGAGCCATTAAAAACATCTTTATTAGTTGGTGGCCTGTTTATTATTGTTGGAATCTACCTCGTTAATCGTAATTTTACAACCGGAAAATTGCTACAAAAACTAAATGAATAA
- a CDS encoding ArsR/SmtB family transcription factor — MSINPNMAEVASLLGEASRATILTSLMDGRYHTASELAFMAGIKPQTASFHLAKLVDGNLVKVEKQGRHRYFQLANEEIAQFLETFLTISPPPEVRSLKQSSQVKLLQDARTCYDHLAGKLGVQLTESMVHLGYLEKNETEFVVTFKGQQFFTDFGIDLKALTRKRRSFSHACLDWSERRHHLAGALGYGLLSRFLDLEWITRVPSIRAIKVTEKGKLGFKQIFQIEL, encoded by the coding sequence ATGAGTATTAATCCAAATATGGCAGAAGTCGCTTCCCTTCTTGGTGAAGCTTCAAGAGCTACCATTTTAACTAGTTTAATGGATGGGCGTTATCATACAGCGAGCGAACTAGCCTTTATGGCCGGCATTAAACCACAAACAGCTAGTTTTCATCTCGCAAAGTTAGTAGATGGTAATCTCGTTAAAGTTGAAAAACAAGGTCGTCATCGCTATTTTCAACTAGCTAATGAAGAGATTGCGCAGTTTTTAGAAACCTTTCTAACGATTTCCCCTCCCCCTGAAGTAAGATCTTTAAAACAATCGAGTCAGGTAAAGTTACTACAAGATGCTAGAACTTGCTACGATCATTTAGCTGGAAAACTAGGCGTACAGTTAACTGAATCAATGGTCCACTTAGGCTATTTAGAAAAAAATGAAACAGAATTTGTCGTAACTTTCAAAGGACAACAATTCTTTACGGATTTTGGTATTGATTTAAAAGCGTTAACAAGAAAACGTCGCTCATTTTCTCATGCATGTCTAGATTGGAGCGAACGTCGTCATCATTTAGCCGGTGCACTTGGTTATGGACTACTTTCACGTTTTTTAGATTTGGAATGGATCACCCGTGTACCGTCAATTCGAGCGATTAAAGTGACTGAAAAAGGAAAACTTGGCTTTAAACAAATTTTTCAGATAGAGCTATAA
- the thiD gene encoding bifunctional hydroxymethylpyrimidine kinase/phosphomethylpyrimidine kinase — translation MKKACTIAGSAARGGAGIQADLKTFQELGVYGTSTITAFVASHPETKQGVYTQPLEIIEAQLHTIHSQIGIDALKTGMLFTKDIIELIADWLPTAHVKNIVIDPVMFGKVGTALMEEGAMSSLKDFLLPQATIITPNMPEAEYLLGGSQLTTVADLQDAVRDLHKLGSQHVLVKGGRLEGPAIDVLYNGSKMLTLEAPRVDTVHTNGAGCSYSAAITAGLAQELSVEDAVIRAKKFVTAGIRRAIPFETVAGAIDHRAFKEVGENGVIIEKIE, via the coding sequence ATGAAGAAAGCATGTACGATTGCTGGTTCTGCTGCTCGTGGTGGCGCTGGTATTCAAGCAGATTTAAAAACATTTCAGGAGCTGGGTGTTTACGGTACATCTACTATTACCGCATTTGTGGCGTCACATCCTGAAACAAAACAAGGCGTGTATACACAACCATTGGAGATTATTGAAGCACAGCTACATACAATTCACTCTCAAATTGGCATCGATGCCTTAAAAACAGGGATGCTATTCACAAAAGACATAATAGAGCTGATAGCAGATTGGCTACCAACAGCACATGTCAAAAATATCGTTATTGATCCAGTGATGTTTGGTAAGGTTGGAACTGCACTCATGGAAGAAGGCGCAATGTCTTCCTTAAAAGATTTTCTTTTACCACAAGCGACAATTATTACACCCAATATGCCAGAGGCAGAATATTTACTTGGGGGTAGCCAACTGACTACTGTGGCTGATTTACAGGATGCAGTTCGTGACTTACACAAACTCGGTTCTCAACATGTACTGGTTAAAGGTGGACGTTTAGAAGGGCCCGCAATAGATGTACTGTACAATGGTTCAAAAATGCTTACACTTGAAGCACCAAGGGTTGATACTGTACATACAAACGGTGCTGGATGCTCCTACTCCGCTGCTATTACAGCTGGTTTAGCTCAAGAACTATCTGTTGAAGATGCTGTGATCCGAGCAAAAAAATTCGTCACTGCGGGCATTCGCCGCGCGATTCCATTTGAAACAGTTGCTGGCGCGATTGACCACCGTGCGTTTAAAGAAGTTGGTGAAAATGGCGTCATCATCGAAAAAATTGAATGA
- the cytX gene encoding putative hydroxymethylpyrimidine transporter CytX encodes MQSTYHTSSVSQFFLWFGASISLAEIVTGSLIAPLGMTRGLQAILIGHVIGAIILLLAAWISANSRLTALEATRISFGAYGSYVLTILNMLQLVGWASVMIATGSLALNGMSKILFGFDFLPIWALTIGGILLIWIFVGLKNVSKLNIVAVSILFLFTLLLAYVIFGGNGQGIGSVDALEAISFSSAVELSAVMSLSWLPLIGDYTRHVKNKRSGTLMSIVGYAIGSTFMFIIGLGGSLYVGSSDISDIMMASGLGIVALGLVLLSTVVTTYLDSYSVGVNFKNIVPSINERYVSILFTVLAVTIAILASVAAYESFLYFIGSVFAPLYGILFADYYLLNRRNIEVNKKWSTGAMGLWLAGVIIYHVSLSFTVPLGHTLWVLVGSFIIRYVAVVTRRAFTVQKEGKCI; translated from the coding sequence TTGCAATCTACATATCATACTTCGTCAGTTAGCCAGTTTTTCCTGTGGTTTGGTGCTTCCATTTCCTTAGCAGAAATCGTAACTGGTTCGCTGATCGCGCCTCTTGGCATGACGAGAGGCTTGCAGGCCATTTTAATTGGGCATGTCATTGGTGCCATTATTTTATTACTTGCTGCATGGATTAGTGCAAATAGTCGTTTAACAGCACTTGAGGCAACAAGAATTTCCTTTGGCGCTTATGGCTCTTATGTCTTAACCATTTTAAATATGCTACAGCTTGTGGGTTGGGCATCTGTGATGATTGCAACTGGCTCCCTTGCCTTAAATGGCATGTCAAAAATTTTATTTGGTTTTGATTTTTTACCAATTTGGGCGCTGACAATCGGGGGAATTTTATTAATTTGGATTTTTGTCGGTCTAAAAAATGTCTCTAAGCTCAATATTGTTGCCGTATCGATTTTATTTTTATTTACTTTATTGTTAGCTTATGTGATTTTTGGTGGAAATGGACAGGGAATCGGCTCGGTTGATGCCTTAGAAGCAATTTCTTTTAGTTCTGCCGTTGAGTTAAGTGCTGTTATGTCACTGTCTTGGCTACCGCTTATAGGTGATTATACACGCCATGTAAAAAATAAACGTTCGGGTACGCTCATGAGTATTGTCGGCTATGCAATCGGGAGTACATTTATGTTTATTATTGGGCTTGGTGGAAGTCTATATGTTGGTTCATCTGACATTAGCGACATTATGATGGCCAGTGGGCTAGGTATTGTCGCACTAGGACTTGTATTGCTATCAACTGTTGTCACAACGTATTTAGATTCCTACTCAGTAGGTGTGAATTTTAAAAACATCGTGCCCTCCATTAACGAACGCTATGTATCTATACTTTTTACAGTTCTTGCAGTCACCATTGCGATTCTAGCAAGTGTCGCAGCTTATGAATCCTTTTTATACTTTATTGGCTCTGTCTTTGCACCTCTTTATGGGATTTTATTTGCAGACTATTACTTATTAAATCGTCGAAACATTGAAGTAAATAAAAAGTGGAGCACAGGTGCGATGGGACTTTGGCTAGCAGGAGTCATCATCTATCATGTTTCACTATCGTTTACGGTGCCACTCGGACATACATTATGGGTGTTAGTTGGTTCATTTATCATTCGTTATGTAGCGGTTGTCACTAGGCGTGCATTTACAGTTCAAAAAGAAGGGAAGTGCATTTAA
- a CDS encoding fluoride efflux transporter FluC → MILVGIGGFFGALTRFYIGKWIVSAYPWATFFINITGAFALGLLFALNLSNWLWQLCGIGFLGAYTTFSTFGFEALQLIEKKKSWQAIGYICSTALFGLFFATLGFLVA, encoded by the coding sequence ATGATTCTTGTAGGAATTGGTGGATTTTTCGGTGCCCTCACGCGATTTTATATAGGAAAATGGATTGTCAGTGCATATCCCTGGGCAACTTTTTTCATTAATATAACAGGTGCTTTTGCCCTCGGTCTTTTATTTGCTCTAAATCTAAGTAATTGGCTTTGGCAACTATGTGGTATCGGTTTTTTAGGCGCTTACACAACTTTTTCAACATTTGGCTTTGAAGCCCTACAGCTCATAGAAAAGAAAAAAAGTTGGCAAGCAATTGGCTACATTTGTAGTACCGCCTTATTTGGATTGTTCTTCGCAACACTTGGTTTTTTGGTTGCGTAA
- the crcB gene encoding fluoride efflux transporter CrcB, whose translation MKTTLAVGIGGFFGAVSRYSISLFLTNTGSFPIATLSINLVGCFCLAWLFTTFANRTPLVLGIGTGFLGAFTTFSTFSVETLLLLENNEWMKAFSYSLMSVMGGLFCVMIGTWLARRRMK comes from the coding sequence TTGAAAACAACTTTAGCAGTTGGCATTGGTGGGTTTTTCGGAGCTGTTTCTCGTTATAGTATTAGTCTTTTCTTAACGAATACAGGGAGCTTTCCAATAGCAACACTTAGTATAAATCTAGTTGGGTGTTTTTGTTTAGCCTGGCTTTTTACTACTTTTGCAAATCGCACGCCACTTGTATTGGGCATCGGTACTGGCTTTTTAGGGGCATTTACAACCTTCTCAACATTTTCTGTCGAAACGCTTTTACTCTTAGAAAATAACGAATGGATGAAAGCCTTCAGTTATAGTTTAATGAGTGTTATGGGTGGCTTATTTTGTGTCATGATTGGGACCTGGCTAGCAAGGAGGAGAATGAAATGA
- a CDS encoding ABC transporter ATP-binding protein, translating into MFDVLSKLSWFFKQYWKQYTVAIVLLIVASGLEVIPPYLLGSIIDILTAGEMTTAILTKYILIFSGIIVGGYVLNFVWQFRLFEGAINLEKILRRNLMQHFLRMTPTFYEKNRTGDLMARATNDLNAVSLTAGFGIMTLIDSTIYMGCIIFAMGYMISWKLTFFAMLPVPIMAILIQYLGKIVHERYMKAQDAFGELNDNVLESVAGVRVVRAYVQEKKDEADFGAMSETVYEKNMHTAKINALFGPITKVGTGISYVVALGYGAHLVATEAMTVGQLVTFNVYLGLAVWPIFAIGELINVMQQGNASLDRVQETLSYEADVQNTMHPQAVRTPHSIGFADLSFQYPMSQVKNLQQISLSLKKGETLGIVGKTGAGKTTFLRQLLREYPIGAGQLSIDGIDITAQTKEQLLDWIGYVPQDHVLFSRTIRENILFGKEDATETELQKAIHAAYFEKDLANLSMGLETLVGEKGVSLSGGQKQRVSIARALIKDPEILMLDDSLSAVDAKTEAKIIENIQRERQNKTTIITTHRLSGIQHADLIIVLDDGQVVEQGTHDQLLSQQGWYKEQFDRQQLEGGAS; encoded by the coding sequence ATGTTCGATGTTTTAAGTAAATTAAGTTGGTTTTTTAAGCAATACTGGAAACAATACACTGTAGCCATTGTGCTATTGATAGTTGCCAGTGGGTTGGAAGTTATTCCTCCATATTTATTGGGATCAATTATTGATATTTTAACAGCTGGTGAAATGACGACAGCTATTTTAACGAAGTATATATTGATTTTCAGCGGTATCATTGTCGGGGGCTATGTGTTGAATTTTGTGTGGCAATTCCGACTATTTGAAGGTGCCATTAACTTAGAGAAAATTTTGCGCCGTAATCTGATGCAGCATTTTTTGCGGATGACGCCAACCTTTTATGAAAAAAATCGCACGGGTGATTTAATGGCACGTGCAACGAATGATTTAAATGCAGTGTCGCTAACGGCGGGATTTGGTATTATGACACTGATCGACTCAACGATTTATATGGGCTGTATAATTTTTGCGATGGGTTATATGATTTCTTGGAAATTAACGTTTTTTGCCATGCTTCCTGTACCAATTATGGCGATTCTTATTCAGTATTTAGGGAAGATTGTACATGAACGTTATATGAAGGCTCAGGATGCTTTTGGAGAGTTAAACGATAATGTATTGGAATCGGTGGCAGGCGTGCGAGTGGTACGTGCATATGTACAAGAAAAAAAGGACGAAGCAGATTTTGGTGCCATGAGTGAAACCGTTTATGAAAAAAATATGCATACGGCGAAAATAAACGCTTTATTTGGCCCAATTACAAAGGTTGGAACAGGGATTAGTTATGTTGTAGCACTTGGCTACGGTGCGCACTTAGTGGCGACTGAGGCTATGACAGTTGGGCAGCTAGTGACGTTTAATGTTTATCTTGGGCTAGCAGTTTGGCCAATTTTTGCTATTGGCGAACTTATTAACGTAATGCAACAAGGAAATGCTTCACTTGACCGAGTGCAGGAAACATTAAGCTATGAAGCGGATGTCCAAAATACAATGCATCCACAAGCTGTTAGGACACCCCATTCAATTGGTTTTGCTGATTTATCATTCCAATATCCAATGAGTCAGGTGAAAAATCTTCAGCAAATTTCGCTATCATTGAAAAAGGGCGAAACACTTGGCATTGTTGGTAAAACAGGGGCGGGGAAGACGACCTTCTTACGTCAATTGCTGAGAGAGTATCCAATTGGTGCTGGACAATTGTCCATTGATGGTATAGATATTACTGCACAAACAAAGGAACAATTACTCGATTGGATCGGCTATGTACCGCAGGATCATGTTTTATTCTCACGAACGATACGTGAAAATATATTGTTTGGTAAAGAAGACGCAACAGAGACAGAATTACAAAAAGCAATACATGCGGCTTATTTTGAAAAGGATTTAGCCAACTTATCGATGGGTCTTGAGACGCTTGTTGGTGAAAAGGGTGTGTCACTTTCTGGTGGTCAAAAGCAACGGGTGTCAATTGCTCGTGCACTTATCAAAGACCCTGAAATTTTAATGTTGGATGATTCGCTTTCTGCTGTAGACGCTAAAACAGAGGCGAAAATTATTGAAAACATTCAACGTGAACGACAAAATAAAACAACAATTATTACAACACATCGTTTGTCAGGAATTCAGCACGCAGATCTTATTATTGTGCTCGATGATGGGCAAGTTGTAGAGCAAGGTACACACGATCAACTCCTTTCACAACAAGGCTGGTATAAAGAACAATTTGACCGTCAGCAGCTTGAAGGAGGTGCCTCATGA